A single genomic interval of Deltaproteobacteria bacterium harbors:
- a CDS encoding deoxyhypusine synthase family protein: protein MKKSERQTIRHFIDENYKHFNAAVLKDAALAYEKQIQSGNKMMVCLAGAMSTAELGISLAEMIKEDKVHIITCTGANLEEDIFNLVAHDYYERIPEYRQLTPDQEVKLRERGLNRVTDTCIPEHEAIRRIETAMLPLWKDNDQKNRSLFPYEYFYELIRNNSLKKFYQIDPKNSWMVAAAEKNLPIITPGWEDSTLGNIFASHVYDGSVKNVHIVRQGLEAMKFLIGWYLENTQNNGVGFFQIGGGIAGDFPICVVPLIRQDLQTPCKLWSYFCQISDSTTSFGSYSGAVPNEKITWEKLGPDTPRFVIESDATIVAPLIFNYVLAG from the coding sequence ATGAAAAAATCAGAACGCCAAACCATTCGCCATTTTATTGATGAAAACTATAAACACTTTAATGCCGCGGTATTAAAAGATGCGGCCCTTGCTTATGAAAAGCAAATTCAATCTGGCAATAAAATGATGGTCTGCCTGGCCGGTGCCATGAGCACAGCTGAACTTGGGATTAGTTTGGCCGAAATGATTAAGGAAGATAAAGTGCATATCATCACTTGCACCGGGGCTAATTTAGAAGAAGACATTTTTAATCTTGTCGCCCACGATTATTACGAACGCATCCCAGAATATCGGCAACTCACCCCTGACCAAGAAGTTAAATTGCGAGAACGTGGTTTAAACCGTGTAACCGATACGTGCATCCCCGAACACGAAGCCATTCGCCGGATTGAGACTGCTATGTTGCCTTTATGGAAAGATAACGATCAGAAAAACCGTAGCCTATTCCCTTACGAATATTTTTACGAACTCATCCGCAACAATAGTTTAAAAAAGTTTTATCAAATCGATCCTAAAAATTCTTGGATGGTGGCGGCGGCTGAAAAAAATCTGCCCATCATCACCCCCGGTTGGGAAGATTCAACCTTAGGCAATATTTTTGCCAGCCACGTATATGACGGCAGTGTCAAAAATGTGCACATTGTTCGGCAAGGTTTAGAGGCCATGAAATTTTTGATTGGCTGGTATTTAGAAAATACGCAAAACAACGGTGTAGGATTTTTTCAAATTGGTGGGGGCATTGCCGGCGACTTCCCTATTTGCGTGGTTCCGCTGATTCGTCAAGATTTACAAACCCCCTGCAAGCTCTGGAGTTATTTTTGCCAAATCAGCGATAGCACCACTAGCTTTGGTTCTTATAGCGGCGCGGTGCCTAACGAAAAAATTACTTGGGAAAAACTAGGCCCTGACACCCCACGGTTTGTGATTGAGTCAGACGCTACGATTGTAGCCCCTTTGATTTTCAATTATGTACTGGCTGGGTAA
- the clpS gene encoding ATP-dependent Clp protease adapter ClpS, producing MAQEDRPQTQGDAGILTEKKTKTRRPPMYRVMLINDDYTTMDFVVYILETVFGKSKEEAHQLMLQVHQSGMGVCGIYSKEIAETKVQTVIHLARKEGFPLQCVMELA from the coding sequence ATGGCACAAGAAGATCGCCCCCAAACCCAAGGTGACGCTGGGATTCTTACGGAGAAAAAAACCAAAACCCGTCGCCCCCCTATGTATAGGGTGATGCTCATTAACGATGACTACACCACCATGGATTTTGTGGTTTATATTTTAGAAACGGTGTTTGGAAAATCCAAAGAAGAAGCGCATCAACTCATGCTGCAGGTACATCAGTCGGGCATGGGAGTTTGTGGTATTTACAGTAAAGAAATTGCTGAAACCAAGGTACAAACGGTGATACATCTTGCTCGCAAAGAGGGTTTTCCGTTACAATGTGTTATGGAGCTTGCGTGA
- the acnA gene encoding aconitate hydratase AcnA, protein MFMTQDYNHSLCELSTPQGKVFYYKLPPGLEHLPISIKVLLEAALRRYDNFTIRQIDIDNIANWRATSPTQVEIPFQPARVVMQDFTGVPAVVDLATMRDSIAKLGGDPKKVNPLIPVDLVVDHSVQVDFAGSSDALGKNTELEFNRNQERYEFLKWGQESFQNFRVVPPATGIIHQVNLEYLASVVIQKKENGKTIVYPDSLVGTDSHTTMINGLGVVAWGVGGIEAEAVMLGQPIYMLLPEVVGVELAGVLPVGTTATDLVLTITQLLRQHGVVGKFVEFFGEGLKNLSLADRATIANMAPEYGATMGFFPVDEETLRYMQTTGRSPELISLTKAYLKAQGMFREENSPVPHFSSTVQLNLATVEPSLAGPKRPQDRISLKKVKASFLDALKNSYQVSQELPPNTPLRHGNVVIAAITSCTNTSNPSVMLGAGLLAKKAQALGLKVPPFVKTSLAPGSRVVTRYLELSGLIEPLGQLGFQVVGYGCTTCIGNSGPLPDAMGKAIRDNKLVVAGVLSGNRNFEGRIHPWVQANYLASPPLVVAYALAGRIDIDFDLEPLGKDQKGKNVYLKDLWPTPQEIQATLNEFVTSKIYQEEYKNVFHCNDQWNQIKISKGDRYTWQSNSTYIRKPTFFDQLTASVQPIKPIGGARVLAMLGDSVTTDHISPAGSIAEGSPAAQYLLAHGVQKTDWNSYGARRGNHEVMMRGTLANIRIKNELVPGITGGFTKYFPTSETLSIYEASERYQKDQTPLVIIAGKEYGTGSSRDWAAKGVFLLGVKAVIAESFERIHRSNLVGMGVLPLQFREGESRKTLNLTGEEILSIPDLNDSVTPGQYLSIVAQQPSGEKKTFQVKCRIDTPVEVNYLRNGGILHTVLRQMAK, encoded by the coding sequence ATGTTCATGACTCAAGATTACAATCATTCCCTTTGCGAATTATCAACTCCTCAAGGCAAGGTCTTTTACTACAAACTACCACCTGGCTTAGAGCACCTCCCTATTTCCATCAAGGTTTTATTAGAGGCTGCCCTACGAAGGTATGATAATTTTACCATCCGCCAAATCGACATTGACAACATCGCCAACTGGCGCGCAACCAGCCCGACCCAAGTTGAAATCCCTTTTCAACCGGCTCGCGTGGTCATGCAAGACTTTACCGGTGTGCCTGCCGTCGTAGACTTGGCCACCATGCGCGACTCTATTGCTAAATTGGGCGGTGACCCCAAAAAGGTGAATCCACTTATCCCCGTAGATTTAGTGGTGGATCATTCCGTGCAGGTCGATTTTGCCGGCAGTAGCGATGCCTTGGGAAAAAATACCGAGCTTGAATTTAATCGCAATCAAGAGCGCTATGAATTTTTAAAATGGGGGCAAGAATCGTTTCAAAATTTTCGTGTAGTGCCTCCCGCCACCGGGATTATTCACCAAGTCAATTTAGAATATCTAGCCTCGGTGGTGATTCAGAAAAAAGAAAATGGCAAAACGATTGTTTACCCCGACAGTTTGGTGGGCACTGACAGCCATACTACTATGATCAACGGTTTGGGGGTTGTGGCCTGGGGCGTGGGTGGGATTGAAGCAGAAGCTGTGATGTTGGGGCAACCTATTTATATGTTACTCCCCGAAGTGGTGGGAGTTGAGCTCGCAGGCGTTCTACCCGTAGGGACTACCGCAACCGATCTTGTGCTCACCATCACCCAACTTTTGCGTCAACATGGAGTGGTTGGAAAATTTGTAGAATTTTTTGGAGAAGGTTTAAAAAACTTAAGCCTGGCCGATCGTGCCACGATTGCCAATATGGCCCCAGAGTATGGCGCCACCATGGGATTCTTCCCCGTAGACGAAGAAACCTTGCGCTACATGCAAACCACCGGCCGCTCACCTGAACTCATTAGCTTAACCAAAGCTTATCTCAAAGCCCAAGGGATGTTTCGCGAAGAAAATTCCCCGGTCCCGCATTTTTCTAGTACGGTGCAATTGAATCTTGCCACGGTTGAACCAAGCCTGGCCGGCCCCAAGCGACCGCAAGATCGCATCTCGCTCAAAAAAGTCAAAGCTAGCTTTTTAGATGCCTTAAAAAATTCTTACCAAGTTTCTCAAGAGCTTCCACCCAACACCCCGTTGCGCCATGGCAATGTAGTGATTGCTGCCATCACGTCTTGCACCAACACCAGCAATCCGAGTGTGATGCTTGGAGCTGGGCTACTGGCAAAAAAAGCGCAGGCGTTGGGTTTGAAGGTGCCTCCTTTTGTAAAAACAAGTTTGGCCCCTGGTTCGCGCGTGGTCACTCGCTACCTTGAATTATCGGGGCTTATCGAACCGCTTGGTCAATTAGGGTTTCAAGTGGTGGGTTATGGTTGCACCACTTGCATTGGTAATTCTGGCCCACTGCCTGATGCCATGGGCAAGGCCATTCGTGATAACAAATTAGTGGTGGCTGGGGTGTTAAGTGGTAATCGCAATTTTGAAGGCCGTATTCACCCTTGGGTGCAAGCTAATTATTTAGCCTCTCCACCTTTAGTTGTGGCTTATGCATTAGCGGGTAGGATCGATATTGATTTTGACCTGGAACCTTTGGGTAAAGACCAAAAGGGAAAAAACGTTTATTTAAAAGATCTGTGGCCAACCCCCCAAGAAATTCAGGCCACCCTCAACGAATTTGTAACTTCTAAAATTTACCAAGAAGAATACAAAAATGTTTTTCATTGTAATGACCAATGGAATCAAATCAAAATTTCCAAAGGCGATCGCTACACTTGGCAGTCAAACAGCACCTACATTCGCAAACCAACTTTCTTTGATCAACTAACCGCGTCGGTTCAACCCATCAAACCCATAGGCGGTGCACGGGTGCTAGCTATGTTGGGGGACAGTGTCACTACCGATCATATTTCTCCGGCTGGAAGCATTGCCGAAGGGAGTCCGGCGGCTCAATATTTATTAGCGCACGGCGTGCAAAAGACGGATTGGAATAGTTATGGTGCCAGACGAGGCAACCACGAAGTCATGATGCGCGGTACCTTGGCCAATATTCGGATTAAAAACGAACTTGTTCCCGGCATTACCGGTGGTTTTACAAAATATTTCCCCACCAGCGAAACTTTATCGATTTATGAAGCAAGCGAACGCTATCAAAAAGATCAAACGCCTCTCGTGATTATCGCGGGCAAAGAATATGGCACGGGCTCTAGCCGCGATTGGGCAGCTAAGGGCGTCTTTTTGCTGGGAGTGAAGGCGGTCATCGCCGAGAGTTTTGAACGGATTCATCGTTCTAACTTAGTGGGCATGGGTGTCTTACCCTTGCAATTTAGAGAGGGCGAAAGTCGCAAGACCTTGAATCTGACGGGCGAAGAGATCCTCTCAATTCCTGACCTAAATGATTCCGTGACCCCCGGCCAATATTTGAGCATCGTTGCACAGCAGCCAAGCGGTGAGAAAAAAACTTTTCAGGTAAAATGTCGAATCGACACCCCCGTCGAAGTCAATTATCTACGAAATGGCGGTATTTTACATACGGTTTTACGCCAAATGGCTAAGTAA
- the clpA gene encoding ATP-dependent Clp protease ATP-binding subunit ClpA: MISTELQSCLNFAFSKTMELTHEYVTLEHLLYALIQNSEVRKTLEALGGDLQILRRNLEAHFDTLPEVKYPKADGKVPTTLAVQRVIQRAAFDVQAAGKNEILPTHVLVALFNEKESYATYFLQKQDITRIDIVSYLSHGIHKLPSANFEEPLPLEEGESSKTNLQGFILNLNERAKRGKIDPLIGRERELDRVVHILCRRRKNNPLLVGDAGVGKTAIVEGLALKIVKKEVPEPIRALTIYALDMGALLAGTKFRGDFELRLKSVLQKLSNDPHAVLFIDEIHTVIGAGATTGGSLDASNLLKPALNAGDLRCIGATTYKEFRNYFEKDHALARRFQRVDINEPSLEETYQIIIGLKSQFEKFHNVEYPAEALKSAVDLSSKYLHEKKLPDKAIDVIDEVGAQLRLNATDTTVRQVTVRDIEEMVAKIACVPPRTVSSSDKEQLKNLESNIKLTLFGQEQAIEKVASTLKLSRAGLGNNNRPIGNFLFAGPTGVGKTELAKELARVLGIEFIRFDMSEYMEKHTVSRLIGAPPGYVGFDQGGLLTDAIHKTPHAVLLLDEIEKAHPDLFNILLQVMDYGTLTDNNGRKSDFKNVILIMTTNAGAREIQRPSIGIHQTTVYGSPQQEIDRIFSPEFRNRLDATVHFNSLDETAILKVVDKFMARLENQLAEKKVLLTITDTARHYLAKYGYDPKNGARPMEKLIQDKIARILADEVLFGKLEKGGVVELDCKDDQLDFQYQAKSKKPEEIKA, translated from the coding sequence GTGATTAGTACTGAATTACAAAGCTGTCTTAATTTCGCGTTTTCTAAAACCATGGAATTGACCCATGAGTATGTCACCTTAGAACATCTTCTCTATGCCCTCATTCAAAATTCTGAAGTGCGCAAAACACTCGAGGCCTTGGGTGGAGATTTGCAAATCTTACGGCGTAATTTAGAAGCGCATTTTGATACCCTGCCCGAAGTCAAATATCCTAAAGCCGATGGTAAAGTCCCAACCACCTTAGCCGTGCAACGAGTGATTCAGCGAGCGGCCTTTGATGTGCAAGCCGCCGGCAAAAATGAAATCTTGCCCACCCATGTGTTGGTGGCACTTTTTAATGAAAAAGAAAGTTATGCCACTTACTTTTTACAAAAACAGGATATTACTCGCATTGATATCGTGAGCTATCTGTCACATGGTATCCACAAACTCCCCAGCGCTAATTTTGAAGAACCTCTTCCTTTAGAAGAAGGTGAAAGTTCTAAAACCAACCTGCAAGGTTTTATTTTAAATCTCAATGAACGGGCCAAGCGCGGCAAGATTGACCCGCTCATTGGCCGGGAACGTGAACTCGATCGAGTCGTTCACATTTTGTGCCGACGCCGCAAAAACAATCCTTTGCTGGTGGGCGATGCCGGGGTTGGCAAAACCGCTATTGTCGAAGGATTGGCGCTTAAAATTGTAAAAAAAGAAGTGCCAGAACCGATTCGAGCCCTCACGATTTATGCGCTCGATATGGGGGCATTATTAGCGGGCACTAAATTTCGGGGTGATTTTGAACTGCGTTTAAAATCGGTATTACAAAAATTAAGCAACGACCCGCATGCGGTTTTATTTATTGATGAAATTCATACCGTGATTGGGGCTGGCGCCACCACGGGCGGCTCCCTCGATGCTAGCAATTTACTGAAACCTGCGCTTAACGCGGGCGATTTACGCTGTATTGGCGCTACGACCTATAAAGAATTTCGCAATTATTTTGAAAAAGATCATGCGCTAGCTCGCCGTTTTCAAAGGGTTGATATTAATGAACCTTCATTAGAAGAAACTTATCAAATCATCATCGGTCTCAAATCCCAATTTGAAAAATTTCATAACGTTGAATATCCCGCAGAAGCACTCAAAAGTGCGGTCGATCTGTCGTCAAAATATCTTCATGAAAAGAAATTGCCCGACAAAGCTATTGACGTGATCGATGAAGTAGGCGCGCAGTTGCGCTTGAATGCTACCGATACCACGGTTCGCCAAGTAACCGTAAGAGACATTGAAGAAATGGTTGCGAAAATCGCCTGTGTTCCTCCGCGCACGGTTTCAAGTTCTGACAAGGAACAACTTAAAAATTTAGAATCTAACATTAAATTAACCTTGTTTGGCCAAGAACAAGCCATTGAAAAAGTCGCTAGTACGCTTAAACTTTCTCGCGCTGGGCTGGGCAATAACAACCGCCCGATTGGCAATTTTCTTTTTGCCGGGCCCACTGGGGTTGGCAAAACCGAATTGGCTAAAGAATTGGCCCGCGTGTTGGGGATTGAGTTTATTCGTTTTGACATGAGTGAATATATGGAAAAACACACGGTGAGCCGGCTTATTGGCGCACCGCCCGGCTACGTTGGTTTTGACCAAGGCGGCCTTTTGACCGATGCCATTCACAAAACACCCCATGCAGTTTTATTACTCGACGAAATCGAAAAGGCTCATCCCGATCTTTTTAATATTCTCTTGCAAGTGATGGACTATGGCACTCTTACCGACAACAACGGTCGTAAATCTGATTTTAAAAATGTGATTTTAATTATGACCACCAATGCAGGGGCGCGGGAAATTCAAAGACCCTCTATTGGTATTCATCAAACCACCGTGTATGGCTCCCCGCAGCAAGAAATCGATCGAATTTTCAGCCCCGAATTTCGCAATCGCTTGGATGCTACGGTGCATTTTAATTCTCTCGATGAAACGGCCATTTTAAAAGTGGTCGACAAATTTATGGCAAGGCTCGAAAATCAATTGGCTGAAAAAAAGGTTTTACTCACCATCACCGATACGGCACGTCATTATTTGGCCAAGTATGGCTACGACCCAAAAAATGGGGCCCGGCCCATGGAAAAGCTTATTCAAGATAAAATTGCAAGAATCTTGGCTGATGAAGTGTTGTTTGGAAAATTAGAAAAAGGCGGGGTGGTCGAACTCGACTGCAAAGATGATCAACTCGATTTTCAGTACCAAGCCAAATCCAAAAAGCCTGAAGAAATAAAGGCATAA
- a CDS encoding YjbQ family protein → MIQFKELTIKTTDNNLSKLDPKLADFVEQYDYYHMEDLTTLAQNFVKESQLKNGVFTAQVLHTTCVLSVNELNEPMLMGDVNNHMREFVPKVKDYLHNSKLRTANRCEDDHKCDRNADAHIKSFMIGNTSISLLVREGQLVLGQWQRLGMVDFDGPRTRKIVFQIMGE, encoded by the coding sequence ATGATCCAATTTAAAGAGTTAACCATCAAAACGACCGATAACAATCTCAGCAAGCTCGACCCTAAGTTGGCCGATTTTGTTGAACAATACGACTATTATCACATGGAAGATTTAACCACGCTTGCACAAAACTTTGTGAAAGAATCCCAACTGAAAAATGGTGTTTTTACCGCCCAAGTTTTGCATACCACCTGTGTGCTTTCGGTGAACGAACTCAACGAACCCATGTTGATGGGCGATGTTAATAACCATATGCGTGAGTTTGTCCCCAAGGTTAAAGATTATCTGCATAATTCCAAATTACGCACCGCCAATCGTTGCGAAGACGATCATAAGTGTGATCGTAATGCCGATGCCCATATTAAATCCTTTATGATTGGCAACACCTCTATTTCTTTATTGGTTCGCGAAGGCCAATTGGTGTTAGGGCAATGGCAACGCTTAGGCATGGTCGATTTTGATGGGCCCAGAACACGAAAAATTGTCTTCCAAATCATGGGTGAATAA
- a CDS encoding RsmB/NOP family class I SAM-dependent RNA methyltransferase encodes MNKAALFDYYSQWFSPPILAGLIECEHRSLRFHQMQGDPEGETIKLKEQGVQLEPLPFYPQAFWVIHPSDVKKLDHHSSAYYLQDPSSLLPVLALQVQPGERVLDLCAAPGGKSLFMADLMAYQGTLWANEISPARFLRLKHNFQRFKVPRDQGQWELKLLHQTPRDIAAEHPNSFDKVLLDVPCSMEAHVLQNSEELKKWNPSRSHLLAKRQRKIFKAGLACTKPGGTIVYSTCSISPLENEANIEFLLSKFKNEIEIDEACPLNIGWKRKYGYLVLPSEHHMGPMYYCILKKNSA; translated from the coding sequence GTGAATAAAGCGGCCCTTTTTGATTATTATTCTCAGTGGTTTTCTCCCCCAATCCTTGCTGGTTTAATTGAATGCGAACATCGCTCGTTGCGATTTCATCAAATGCAGGGGGATCCTGAAGGCGAGACAATTAAACTAAAAGAACAAGGGGTGCAATTAGAACCCTTACCTTTTTACCCCCAGGCCTTTTGGGTTATTCATCCAAGCGATGTTAAGAAACTCGATCATCATAGTTCGGCTTATTATCTTCAAGACCCCTCTTCACTGTTGCCCGTATTAGCCTTGCAAGTTCAACCCGGCGAGCGAGTGCTCGATTTATGCGCTGCCCCTGGCGGCAAAAGCTTGTTCATGGCCGATCTCATGGCTTATCAGGGTACCTTATGGGCCAATGAAATCTCACCAGCGCGGTTTTTAAGGTTAAAACACAATTTTCAACGCTTCAAAGTGCCGCGTGATCAAGGGCAGTGGGAACTTAAACTCCTGCATCAAACCCCGCGCGATATCGCAGCCGAGCACCCTAATTCATTTGATAAAGTTTTATTGGATGTGCCTTGTTCGATGGAAGCCCATGTTTTACAAAATTCAGAAGAATTAAAAAAATGGAACCCCAGCCGTTCTCATTTATTGGCTAAACGGCAACGTAAAATTTTCAAAGCAGGTTTAGCTTGCACCAAACCCGGTGGAACCATTGTTTATTCCACTTGCAGCATTTCACCTTTGGAAAACGAAGCGAACATCGAATTTTTATTATCGAAATTCAAAAACGAAATTGAAATTGACGAAGCTTGCCCATTAAATATCGGTTGGAAACGCAAATACGGATATTTAGTCTTACCCAGCGAGCATCATATGGGGCCGATGTATTATTGTATCTTGAAGAAAAATAGTGCTTAA
- a CDS encoding NifU family protein, with translation MNKNYEIQRLDWTPNPNAFKLILNDKVTAGAGLNFTTPEEAKDNALALKLIQIKAVESVFLKDNFITITQMPEGAMNDIHDQAVSIIHDTQVFPADQLATADSQTEGINFSGDFDEKENEEKLAIINLLFDNEIRPGLAMDGGGLEVLSLEDNVLVVHYQGACGSCPSATAGTLNYISQLLKNRLSPSLEVINQ, from the coding sequence ATGAATAAAAATTATGAAATTCAAAGACTTGATTGGACCCCTAATCCCAATGCCTTTAAATTGATTTTAAACGATAAGGTTACGGCAGGGGCCGGGCTCAATTTTACAACGCCGGAGGAGGCCAAAGATAATGCCTTGGCATTAAAACTTATTCAAATCAAAGCTGTAGAATCGGTTTTTTTGAAAGATAATTTTATCACCATTACGCAAATGCCTGAAGGGGCGATGAACGATATTCATGACCAAGCCGTTTCCATCATTCACGACACTCAGGTCTTTCCGGCCGATCAGTTGGCCACCGCAGATAGTCAAACTGAAGGTATCAATTTTAGTGGCGACTTTGATGAAAAAGAGAATGAAGAAAAATTGGCCATCATTAATCTTTTATTTGATAATGAAATCCGCCCTGGCTTAGCCATGGATGGTGGGGGTTTAGAAGTGTTAAGCCTAGAAGATAATGTGCTAGTGGTTCATTATCAAGGGGCCTGTGGGTCTTGCCCAAGTGCCACTGCCGGGACGCTTAATTACATCAGCCAACTTTTAAAGAATCGCTTAAGTCCCAGTTTGGAAGTGATTAATCAGTGA